A window of Actinomycetota bacterium contains these coding sequences:
- a CDS encoding M48 family metalloprotease, whose amino-acid sequence MPALSSTAGGNGSARSVALPDRVTRNRRLLRLYMVLYVVVSSALVAIAVVVGTYISAFLIAVFIRSYWLAEFVVYQLPIAPLITGTLWLACVPAFAVWCITATRRPLKEMLPCLMARPVQKGELRTAKSALHDAVIASGIPMPRLAIIECTAINAFVITKGAGPVWIGVTRGLTEQLSHDELSAVFAHLVARVRDGSATTKTLIAMLFAATARAGKAGDAFAEGLEPEVDDRFRADVFKSFLGPLVFMYGVIRLFLGMSSAFILAGYQRAASLTAATADADAMMLTRDPRGMLSALEKVLPADNRPGSVWDPRLREDVFGALFFAWPTVSHSKDPELIRIRRMREMLGAAGASG is encoded by the coding sequence ATGCCCGCACTCAGCAGCACTGCAGGCGGGAATGGCAGCGCGAGATCGGTGGCTCTCCCGGACCGAGTGACTCGCAACCGCAGACTTCTGCGGCTCTACATGGTGCTGTACGTCGTTGTGTCGAGCGCGCTTGTCGCAATCGCGGTGGTCGTCGGTACATACATTTCGGCGTTCCTCATCGCGGTGTTCATACGGAGTTACTGGCTAGCCGAGTTCGTCGTCTATCAGCTTCCGATCGCCCCGCTCATCACCGGCACCTTGTGGCTGGCCTGCGTGCCTGCATTCGCGGTGTGGTGCATCACCGCGACTCGCCGTCCGCTCAAGGAGATGCTACCTTGCCTGATGGCCCGGCCGGTCCAGAAAGGCGAGCTGCGCACAGCGAAATCCGCGCTGCACGATGCGGTCATAGCGTCAGGGATCCCCATGCCTCGGCTGGCGATCATAGAGTGTACTGCGATCAACGCCTTCGTGATCACGAAGGGAGCCGGCCCCGTGTGGATCGGAGTGACGCGGGGGCTCACCGAGCAACTCAGCCACGACGAGCTGAGCGCCGTGTTCGCTCACCTCGTCGCCCGCGTGCGCGACGGGTCGGCCACCACGAAGACCCTCATCGCGATGTTGTTCGCAGCCACCGCGCGGGCGGGCAAGGCGGGCGATGCGTTCGCTGAAGGGCTGGAGCCCGAAGTGGATGATAGGTTCCGTGCAGACGTGTTCAAGTCGTTCCTCGGACCACTGGTGTTCATGTACGGCGTCATCAGGTTGTTCTTGGGGATGTCGTCGGCGTTCATACTGGCGGGCTACCAGCGGGCCGCATCGCTGACGGCCGCGACCGCGGACGCCGATGCTATGATGCTCACGCGGGACCCGCGCGGCATGCTCTCCGCGCTCGAGAAGGTGCTTCCGGCGGACAATCGGCCGGGAAGTGTGTGGGACCCGCGCCTGCGCGAGGACGTGTTCGGGGCGCTCTTCTTCGCGTGGCCGACAGTGAGTCACTCGAAGGATCCCGAGCTCATCCGCATCCGCCGAATGCGGGAGATGCTGGGAGCGGCAGGGGCTTCGGGATAG